The region CACCCGGACTCTCACGAGGTTCACGGGCGGCGCGGCGTCTCGGTTTGGTCAAACCCTCAAGGCCGCCTGAATGGCGCTGCATCCACGACCTTGAGGCCGGTCACACGTTGAAACTCTTGGGCATTGAGGGTGGCGACTTCGTGCCCGAGCGCGAGACCCGCTGCGGCGATCTGCAAATCATGTGGACCGATCACTTGCCCGCGCGTCTCAAGCTCCGCCCAGATTCGGGCGTGAACGCGCGCCTGCGTCAGGTCAAACGGCTGAATGGCCAAGGCGGCCAGGATCTGCTCAACGTGCCGTTGACGCCGTGCCTTTCGGGCTGGGTCCAGCGCGCGTTCGACTCCATGCAAAAGTTCGGAGGCAGTGATGGCGGCGATTACCGGTTGAAGAGCGGAAAACTGCCGGAGAAAACCGGGCATGTCGAACTTGCCTCGTTCGTCTGCAATCAGCAGCGAACTGTCGAGGATCAATCCCATGTGGCTTTGAGCGGCGGCAGATTGGTGCGGGCCTGGTCAAGGTCGTCAGCGAAGGCACGGGCTTCTTCCAAAGGAAGCTTTTCCAGCCGGGCCCAACGGTCGGCCAACTCACCGCAGGTCAGTGCGGCGGGAGGGCCGCTGGAATCGAGCAACGTCAAAAGGCCGTGCGCCTTGTTCGGAAGCGTTTCCGACCCGCGAGGGCGTACCCGTCCGTCTTCCAGCTCAACTTCAAGCGTCCTGTAGCTCATGGAGAGAGTTTGACCAGTTCAACGCCTGACGGCAAGTCTGCCAATTTCCACAAGTTAACATTCGGACTTTGGCGAAGCGCCTGCGCGCAGCGAGCGAGCGTTCGCCACACCAGATCTGTGGGCGGCAGGAATCAGCGCCTGAACAAATGTAAAAAAGGGAAGACCAAGGGCCTCGGCGGCGACAGCGCTCCGTCCATCGCCAACGGGCGCATCTACGGAATGGGCAATCGCGGCGCGGATGAAATCGTTTGGGCGCTTTCCGAGGAGGATGGCAAGGAGCTGTGGGTGTCACGCCTCGGACCCGCTTTCGAGCAAAGAGGCTGGCCCCAAGGAAAGGAGGGCCCGGGTTGCACTCCCACGGTCGATGGGGAACGGCTCTATGTGGTGGGCTTGGGCGGCGTTTGTCCTGCTTGCAGGTCAAGGACGGCAAATCCTTTGGCAAAAAAGCCTGACGCGCGATTTGGGCGGGAGCCTGCCGCAATGGAGCTTCCGCGAATCGCCGTTGGTTGATGGCAACAAGGTCATCTGCACTCCCGGGGCCCAGGAAGGGATGCTGGTGGCCCTCGACAAGTTGACGGGCAAGACAATTTGGAAGTGCGAGGTGCCCGCCAGTCCTCCAGGTGAAACCAGCGGTTCTGGCGTCCCTGGCGGGCGACGTGGCGGTCGCGGTGGTTTCGGAGGTCGAGGGGGCGGCTCTGGAGCAGCCTACGCGTCGGTCATCGCGATCGATTTCGAGGGGCAGCGCCAGTACGTGCAACTCACCGCGAGGGGACTCATCGGGGTCGCGGCTTCCGACGGCAAGTTCCTCTGGCGATATGACCGTCCCGCCAATGGCATGGGTATCAACTGTTCCACGCACGCTCTTCTGCTACGACGTCAAGGCGAAGTAAGATCACTCAAGACGCCCTTGGAACTTCCAACTTCGTTTTCGCGAGCAATCAACGATCCTGGCTTATCATGGCATGCGGGCTGGAAGCCGGCGCTACGGGCTCAGCCAGCCTGTTTTCTGGACGCGTTGGAACTCCGATTTGACGTCGGTCCCCTCGTAAAAGGAGAGCCATCCGCGCACGCGCTTGGTTTCGCCTGGGGCACAATCCGGAAACTTCGGGTCCGAGTGCAGGCAGGGAACCGGCGGGTTCGCCCAGGGGCGATGGCACGGTTCCCACGCAGAAATGATCCAGCGTTTCCCGTCCGCGGAGCGGCAGGCCACGAAGGGTTTTTCAAAAACCTTGTTCGCGTTGGTCAGTTGATTGAAACCTTGAGCGGCTTTCAGCATGACACAGTTCTGGACGCGCAGGTCCGTCAAGGTCGCGCTGGTTCCATTGTGCAGCCAGAGTTCCATGCGGACGGAGTCTTTGGTCGGCTCAACTTTCGCGCCGAATCGAATTCCGTTCGGCAGCGTGCGTTCGCTGCGGAGGGATCCATCCGGGAGTCGCTCCCATTCCTGGGGCGCCAAATCGACGTTCTGTTTGGTCCAGACGGTCGGCACGTGCGTGTGGGCGAGATAAGTCAGGCCAAGGTTCGACCAGATCGCTTCGGGCACATCAACGACCACATAGCTGGCATCATCCCACGGGGTGAAAACGCTGATCTTGGTTTCGCGTTGAGGCCGGATGGCGCCTTCGAGGAATCCAATGCGAGGATGACGACCGCCGGGGTAGGGCAATACCCACAGCGGCGAATCTGCCGGACGCTTGGGCCGATTGGACGGAGCAATGTTCAAGCGCTTGGATGCGGCGGTCATTTCGTCCAGGCTCAGCCCGGTAGCGGACTGGATTTCGGCTTCGGTGAATCGATGGTGCCAGACCATGTTTTGGAGCCAGTAACGCAGGTCGACGTCGTGGGTGGGCTTGCGAAAGTTCGGCAGCTCGGCGGCGGCCTGGACAAACGCCTGAGAGCCTGCTTCGAGATCAAAGACATGAAGGACAAGAAAGACCACGAGCAGTGATTTCATGGGGCGTCGGCTATTACTGCGTGGTTGTTCCGGGCTGGTTTTCGCTTATGCACCAGAGGTTCTTGTGCGTGCGGATAAAGATCTCGCCGTTGGAAACAGCCATGGACGAGTTGGTGAGTTCGCCTTCGATAGGGTTAACGGCGATCAATTCGAACGTTGGACTCGCGCGCAGCACGGAGGTTTCGCTCGACTGATTGACGATGTAGAGTTTGTCGCCAGCAAGGACCATGGATGACCACGATTCGGCCTTGGCACCCTGGCCGCGCAACCGTTCTTCCCAGACGCGTTTTCCGGTCCCGAGTTCGAGGCATTCAGCAATACCCTCCGTGTTGAGAATGAAGACGTGGCCGTTTGCGATGACGCCGGAGCCGAGGCGATTCTTGGTTCGAGCCGTTTGCCAGAGCCGGCGCGTCGCCGTGACATCCCCGTCGCCGCCGGGCTTAACGGCAATGGTTGTGCCC is a window of Verrucomicrobiota bacterium DNA encoding:
- a CDS encoding type II toxin-antitoxin system VapC family toxin — translated: MGLILDSSLLIADERGKFDMPGFLRQFSALQPVIAAITASELLHGVERALDPARKARRQRHVEQILAALAIQPFDLTQARVHARIWAELETRGQVIGPHDLQIAAAGLALGHEVATLNAQEFQRVTGLKVVDAAPFRRP